AAGGAACGTAGCCACTTTCTGAGATTAAGAAGTGGTTAGCAGGATTTAGGTGGTAATCTGCAAAAGCTTTCACGGCAGGATTTTCTTTAAGAGCTGTTTTGCTGACGTATATAAATAGGGGGCGGGAAAGGGGATTATAGCTGCTGTTGGCGATCGTTTCTGGGCTTGGCTGTACACATTTACCTTCTTTGTTCTCAATAGCAAGAGCCTTGAGAATGTTCTGATTTTTTAGGTAGCGGGAAAAAGCTGTAAAGCCAAGACCACCAGGTTCAGATGCGACTGTCTGAACAGTTACGCTTTCCTCTTCACTAGTTTTGTAATCGTTGCGGATTTTCCCGCTTTTGCCAATTATTACCTCGGTGAAATAGTCTACAGTACCAGTGCCTACAGCAGGGCCAGCCAGTATCAGCGGATATTGATCTGGGTAATCATTATGAACTTGGTTCCAGTTAACGATTTTGCCTGACGCAGCAGACTCCCATATTTTGCTCAGTTCTTGAGGTTTGAGGCAAGTAGCCCAAGTGTTGGTGCGATTGACTACAAGCGAGATGCCATCGAGGGCGAGAGGTAATTCAACGAATTCAATATTATTTTTTTGACAGGCTTCAATCTCGGACTTTTTAATCGGACGGGCTGCCATTGAGATATCAGTTACGCCAAGGCAAAACCTTGTAAAGCCGTCTCCAGTACCGCTCTTCCCAATAGCTATTCTTACATTGGGGTTTATTTTTCTAAATTGTTCTTTCATTGCTTCGCTAATGACAGAAACCGTACCAGAACCGTCAATCAGCACATTTTTACTTGTACCTAAGTCATTGTTGCCATTTACTCTGCTGTCTGGTGAAGTATAAACTTGCCTTTGCTCACTGTTACAAGCACTCAAGCTCACCAATAAGATAGTTGCTAAAAAACACTTAATATGATGCATTATTTTAACTATAAATAGATACAGCCAATTTATATGTAGATTATATGGAAAAGTGTCAGAATACTTTACTAGAAAATTTATCGAAGGAGACAAGGGGAATTGTCTCCCCATTTCCTTTTAAGGCGACAACGCCCAAAGGTTTAATACTTCTATCACTTTTTGGTGGATTTAAATCAGGTGGGATTTGAATTCCCTATCTGATTTGTCCTCCGAAGTTCTGTTCGCTGGTTTCCAGCGCTCAGGCTTCTTTTTTTGTCCCTTTCTTCAATTACGCTTCAGATAACTGGCATTTATGAAAAAACATACAAAGCAAAAAATAGTATTCTTTGCCTTATTAAGCTTTTGTGGCATCACCCTTGCATTAGCTCTATTTGGGTTTTATACCTATTGGCACACTGCACAGCAGAGACTTCAAAAAGCTAAAAACCAAGCTCAGCGAGAAGCTGTGCTAACGACTCTGGAAATCGAGAACGAACTGCGTAACACTCAAGATAACTCCCTTGCTCTTGCTAACTCCCTCACGACGGGTGAAATCAACGATGAGCAACTATCAGCGCAACTCCAACAAAAAATCGAAAAAAACCCTTATCTTGCTACCTTCGGTGTTGCCTATGAAGCTGGTGTTAGTAGGAGCAAATCCTCAAAGTTAGATCCGCCTGTCTATCTAAGGGTAAATAATAGTGTGCAATTGGGGCAACAAGAGAAGAATGATGACAACACAAAATATCCCTGGTATCGCAAGACGTTGCAAGATGGAGCATCTTGGGGAGAACCCTACCGCAGGTCACAGCAGTCTCTCTTGACTGAACCCATAGTGGGATTTTATGCTCCGTTCTATCGCTTACAGGGCAAAGAAAAATTGCCGCAAGGAGTTCTTTTTAGTGAATATTCCTTAAGTCAAATACAACAGCTGATTGATTCCTTACAACTGGAACTAGGAAAAACGGGCTATGCCTTTGTTCTTTCTAAAGATGGAACTTTTGTATATCATACAATTACTGATAATGTCAAACAGCAAAATAACTTGGTTGAAATTGCTGCCAAGCAGAATAATAAACAGCTTCAAGCATTAGTGCAAAAGGCGCTTCAGGGTAAGGAAAGTGAAGCGGAGTTGTTCGATGAAACTACAGGTCAAAATTCGTGGTTTTTCCTGCAACCAACGAAGTTGAATGGCTGGGTGGTAGGAGTAGTCTTTCTCGAACAAGAAGTTTTACTAGATGACCAAACTAAGCGGCAAACACTAATCTTGAGTTGTTTAGCTTTGGTTTGGTTTTTCATTTGTTTATCAATTCTCATGTTGCGAGCTTATGAGTTTCGTACTAGCCGAGTCTGGATAGTGTCGTCAATCTCTAGTATCTTGTTTGCCGCAAATATCGGAATGATTTGGAAATTAGCTTTGGGCGATCGCAATTATATAACCAATCACAACGTCCTGCTTAATCAAGCACAAGTTGATAAATTATTGGCTCCCCAAGTCAAGTTAAATAAAAACTTAAACCGAAAGCCACCGCTATATGTGCCTACTGGGATTTTTATTCAATCCTTAGAATTTGAAAGTGCTAAGAAAGTTTTTATGACGGGTTACATTTGGCAGAAGTATACTAAAGGTATTCACGATGGGTTGACTCGCGGTTTTATTATGCCGGATGCTGTCAGTGCCAACGATGTAGAAATCAAGGAAGCTTACCACTATAACCAAGGAAATGTAGAAGTTATTGGCTGGTATGTGGAAGCTACAATATTGCAAAATTTGGATTACTCTCACTATCCCTTTGACTACAAAGATATTCAAATTCGGCTATGGCACAGTGATTTTAATACTCAAAGTCATTTAAACCGCCAAGTGTTTCTCACGCCAGATTTTGAGAGTTATAAAATTATTAATCCTAGCGCTCATCCTGGTTTGGATAAGAGGCTAGTTTTGGATGGCTGGCAGATTGAAGATAGTTTTTTTGAATATCTTTATGCAACATATGATAGCAATTTTGGGATACCAAATACTATTTTTAAAACAAATGTTCCTGAACTGAATTTCAATATTACTACTAAGCGCCAAGTTATCAGTATTTTTATCTCCAGAATCGGGCCGCTGTTTGTAGTCGTTGTCATGCTGTTTGCGATGTTAGTAATTGCCGATAGAGATAAAGCTATGGAGGTTTTGGCAGCTTGTGCTGGTTTTATTTTTATTGTCATTCTTGACCAAATTTCGCTTAGGGAACAAGTCCTTGCCAAAGGACTTGTTTATTTCGAGTTTTTCTACTTAGTTATTTATTTATACATTTTTGTAATCACTATTAACGCTGTTTTAATGCTCGTTAAACCAGAATTAAAGGTATTACAGTATCAAGATAACTTGATAGCTAAGATTTTTTACTGGCCTTCTCTTCTGAAGCTATTACTGTTAATTACAATTTTTATATTTTTCTAAAGTGATTTGCTAGAGCAGTCTATTTATTCTTGCTGAAATTATAAGAACAATGTTCGGTAGGATAGGAATTAAAAATAATGTAAAGCAATAAATTATTTAACTCCAGCGAGGAATTGCAAGCCAAATGCTATATATTGATTATCCATCCTCTCCTGTACAATTATCACAATTTATCGCCAAGCACCAATGTCGAATCAGCAGCATACCAAAATTCTTCTGGTGCATATTGCAGGTGAACTTCAGCACCAGACCAGATAAATGTACCTAACAAATCCTTATAGTGGTCAATTGACCTCGAAATAGCTTATTACAGATATATTCAGTGAATACATTTGTATAAAAGTTAGCAATTATGAAAGCTGCTAAAGAGGACATTCCGTTCAAATTACGCCTTAGAGCGTTAGATGTTACAAAAGGATTCGTGATGATTGTTATGGCGACTCGCCATTGCGCTTTTTTCTTTTCTACGAACTTATTACAAATACCATCAGATTTATTTGACCCGTATATATTTTCTACTTTCCTACTATGTTTTGGTATCGGAAATGGCTTGTCACGCCGTTTCAAAAAACCCGGAGTCTTAGGCAAACTCTTACTTGTCTATCTGATTGGTGGATTACCAAGTGCAGTAGTTAGTTATCTGTTGAAGAATAAAGAAGAGAGTTGGAGTATGGTTTTCACTATTGCCCGTGACCAACTAATTAATGCAGTAACATTACAACATAGACTACCTTTTGCTGATTTTCTTGTACCTTTCATTGTAGCCTTTGCCGTTTTTCTAGGTGTTCAATCTTTCTTTCGAGATTTCAACCGCCTCATGCTGTTTACAGCTTTAGGAATTTCTTTCCTTT
This region of Nostoc sp. UHCC 0302 genomic DNA includes:
- a CDS encoding PstS family phosphate ABC transporter substrate-binding protein → MHHIKCFLATILLVSLSACNSEQRQVYTSPDSRVNGNNDLGTSKNVLIDGSGTVSVISEAMKEQFRKINPNVRIAIGKSGTGDGFTRFCLGVTDISMAARPIKKSEIEACQKNNIEFVELPLALDGISLVVNRTNTWATCLKPQELSKIWESAASGKIVNWNQVHNDYPDQYPLILAGPAVGTGTVDYFTEVIIGKSGKIRNDYKTSEEESVTVQTVASEPGGLGFTAFSRYLKNQNILKALAIENKEGKCVQPSPETIANSSYNPLSRPLFIYVSKTALKENPAVKAFADYHLNPANHFLISESGYVPLPDNLLAKVRSRLDHAIAGSIFEEGSPGNIKLADKLASSQQR
- a CDS encoding cache domain-containing protein, producing the protein MKKHTKQKIVFFALLSFCGITLALALFGFYTYWHTAQQRLQKAKNQAQREAVLTTLEIENELRNTQDNSLALANSLTTGEINDEQLSAQLQQKIEKNPYLATFGVAYEAGVSRSKSSKLDPPVYLRVNNSVQLGQQEKNDDNTKYPWYRKTLQDGASWGEPYRRSQQSLLTEPIVGFYAPFYRLQGKEKLPQGVLFSEYSLSQIQQLIDSLQLELGKTGYAFVLSKDGTFVYHTITDNVKQQNNLVEIAAKQNNKQLQALVQKALQGKESEAELFDETTGQNSWFFLQPTKLNGWVVGVVFLEQEVLLDDQTKRQTLILSCLALVWFFICLSILMLRAYEFRTSRVWIVSSISSILFAANIGMIWKLALGDRNYITNHNVLLNQAQVDKLLAPQVKLNKNLNRKPPLYVPTGIFIQSLEFESAKKVFMTGYIWQKYTKGIHDGLTRGFIMPDAVSANDVEIKEAYHYNQGNVEVIGWYVEATILQNLDYSHYPFDYKDIQIRLWHSDFNTQSHLNRQVFLTPDFESYKIINPSAHPGLDKRLVLDGWQIEDSFFEYLYATYDSNFGIPNTIFKTNVPELNFNITTKRQVISIFISRIGPLFVVVVMLFAMLVIADRDKAMEVLAACAGFIFIVILDQISLREQVLAKGLVYFEFFYLVIYLYIFVITINAVLMLVKPELKVLQYQDNLIAKIFYWPSLLKLLLLITIFIFF